The Seriola aureovittata isolate HTS-2021-v1 ecotype China chromosome 2, ASM2101889v1, whole genome shotgun sequence genome has a segment encoding these proteins:
- the LOC130177442 gene encoding odorant receptor 131-2-like, with product MNVSSANVTVVIEYRDSFSKAVTKNVIVVVLSISINYINAGLIRTFRKHQIFYMNPRYILFFHLVVNDMIQVTLTVMLFIISYTIYKLNVSICCIFILLALFTTENTPLNLACMAVECYIAICVPLRHMQICTVKRTLMLIGLIWTTSMLSVLPDLFITLATEPLDFFHTRVFCLRETAFRNPHIIKKRDITYIIYLVIVWFVIFYTYFKVLFTAKTASKDAKKARNTILLHGFQVLLCMATYAEPLLKHALHLWFPKNYTDSLFVTYIIVQILPRSISPIIYGVRDKTFRRYLKRNLLCTVSSQ from the exons ATGAACGTCTCATCTGCGAATGTGACTGTGGTTATAGAGTATCGAGACTCCTTCTCTAAAGCTGTGACCAAGAATGTGATTGTTGTGGTTCTCAGCATCTCCATCAACTACATCAATGCAGGCCTCATCCGCACCTTTCGCAAACACCAG ATCTTCTACATGAATCCTCGgtatattctgttttttcacCTGGTGGTCAACGACATGATCCAGGTGACGCTGACCGTCATGCTGTTCATCATCAGCTACACCATCTACAAACTCAATGTCTCCATCTGTTGCATCTTCATCCTTCTTGCTCTGTTCACCACTGAAAACACCCCCCTGAACCTGGCCTGCATGGCGGTGGAGTGCTACATCGCCATCTGCGTCCCCCTTCGCCACATGCAGATCTGCACCGTCAAGAGGACTTTGATGCTGATTGGTTTAATCTGGACGACCAGCATGTTGTCTGTTCTCCCTGATCTCTTCATCACCTTGGCCACAGAACCACTGGACTTTTTTCATACCCGAGTGTTCTGCCTCAGGGAAACTGCCTTTCGTAATCCCCACATTATTAAGAAGAGGGACATCACTTATATCATCTATCTTGTTATAGTTTGGTTTGTTATCTTTTACACTTACTTCAAGGTCTTGTTCACAGCAAAGACAGCTAGCAAAGATGCTAAGAAAGCCAGAAACACAATCCTCCTCCATGGGTTTCAGGTGCTGCTTTGTATGGCAACATATGCAGAACCCCTGTTGAAACATGCTCTGCACCTGTGGTTCCCTAAGAATTACACTGACTCCCTCTTTGTTACATATATCATAGTACAGATTCTGCCACGATCCATTAGTCCAATCATATATGGCGTACGAGACAAAACTTTCAGGAGGTATCTGAAAAGGAATCTGTTGTGTACAGTGAGCTCACAATGA
- the LOC130177465 gene encoding odorant receptor 131-2-like translates to MNASSANVTVVLQYRDSFTKAVTKNVIVVVLSISINCINAGLIYTFCKHQIFYTNPRYILFIHLVVNDMTQVTVSIILFVISYTIYKLNVSICCIFILFALFTTENTPLNLACMAVECYIAICVPLRHMRICTVKRTLMLIGLIWTTSMLSVLPDLFITLATEPLDFFHSRVFCLRKNVFSNALIFKKRDITYIIYLVIVWLVIFYTYFRILFTAKTASKDAKKARNTILLHGFQLLLCMATYITPLLKDALRQWFPKNYTDSLFATYIIVQILPRSISPIIYGVRDNTFRKYLKRYLLCKLSIS, encoded by the exons ATGAACGCGTCATCTGCCAATGTGACCGTGGTTTTACAGTATCGAGACTCCTTCACTAAAGCTGTGACCAAGAATGTTATTGTTGTGGTTCTCAGTATCTCCATCAACTGCATCAATGCAGGCCTCATTTACACCTTCTGCAAACACCAG ATCTTCTACACCAATCCTCGGTATATCCTTTTCATCCACCTGGTGGTCAACGACATGACGCAAGTGACAGTGAGCATCATCCTGTTTGTCATCAGCTACACCATCTACAAACTCAATGTCTCCATCTGTTGCATCTTCATCCTTTTTGCTCTGTTCACCACTGAAAACACCCCCCTGAACCTGGCCTGCATGGCGGTGGAGTGCTACATCGCCATCTGCGTCCCCCTTCGCCACATGCGGATCTGCACCGTCAAGAGGACTTTGATGCTGATTGGTTTAATCTGGACGACCAGCATGTTGTCTGTTCTCCCTGATCTCTTCATCACCTTGGCCACAGAACCACTGGACTTCTTCCATTCCAGGGTCTTCTGTCTCAGGAAAAATGTCTTCTCAAATGCCCTCATTTTCAAGAAGAGGGACATCACTTATATCATCTATCTTGTTATAGTTTGGCTCGTTATCTTTTACACTTACTTCAGAATTCTGTTCACAGCAAAGACAGCTAGCAAAGATGCTAAGAAAGCCAGAAACACAATCCTCCTCCATgggtttcagctgctgctttgtatGGCAACATATATAACCCCCCTGTTGAAAGATGCTCTGAGGCAATGGTTCCCTAAGAATTACACTGACTCCCTCTTTGCTACTTATATTATAGTACAGATTCTGCCACGATCTATTAGTCCAATCATATATGGCGTACGAGACAATACTTTCAGGAAGTATCTGAAAAGGTATCTGTTGTGTAAACTCAGTATATCCTAA
- the LOC130186080 gene encoding odorant receptor 131-2-like: MIQVTLTVMLFIISYTFYKLNVSICCTFILLALFTTENTPLNLACMAVECYIAICLPLRHMQICTVKRTLMLIGLIWTTSMLSVLPDLFITLATEPLDFFHTRVFCLRETAFRNPHIIKKRDITYIIYLVIVWFVIFYTYFKVLFTAKTASKDAKKARNTILLHGFQVLLCMATYAEPLLKHALHLWFPNYYTDSLFAT; encoded by the coding sequence ATGATCCAGGTGACGCTGACCGTCATGCTGTTCATCATCAGCTACACCTTCTACAAACTCAATGTCTCCATCTGTTGCACCTTCATCCTTCTTGCTCTGTTCACCACTGAAAACACCCCCCTGAACCTGGCCTGCATGGCGGTGGAGTGCTACATCGCCATCTGCCTCCCCCTTCGCCACATGCAGATCTGCACCGTCAAGAGGACTTTGATGCTGATTGGTTTAATCTGGACGACCAGCATGTTGTCTGTTCTCCCTGATCTCTTCATCACCTTGGCCACAGAACCACTGGACTTTTTTCATACCCGAGTGTTCTGCCTCAGGGAAACTGCCTTTCGTAATCCCCACATTATTAAGAAGAGGGACATCACTTATATCATCTATCTTGTTATAGTTTGGTTTGTTATCTTTTACACTTACTTCAAGGTCTTGTTCACAGCAAAGACAGCTAGCAAAGATGCTAAGAAAGCCAGAAACACAATCCTCCTCCATGGGTTTCAGGTGCTGCTTTGTATGGCAACATATGCAGAACCCCTGTTGAAACATGCTCTGCACCTGTGGTTCCCTAATTATTACACTGACTCCCTCTTTGCTACATAA